One Gloeocapsopsis sp. IPPAS B-1203 DNA window includes the following coding sequences:
- a CDS encoding filamentous hemagglutinin N-terminal domain-containing protein: MKNDIAQIRGWLKVASTLAVSGAIALSGGDVLAQQSNIVPDSTLGNESSIVVPNFLGLPIEIIDGGAERGQNLFHSFQEFNVSEGRAAYFYSPSAAIQNILSRVTGGNPSTILGTLGTFGESNPNLFLINPHGIIFGEDASLDVGGSFVATTASGIRLGNNGIFNAFEPAASNLLTVTPSALFFNALTNQGKIVNRSTATSTALLGISFRELWSSGSIVFPNISGLQVPENQSLFLVGGDVSLEGGILSALGGQIELGGLAEVGVVGLNVDSNTLSLSFPDGVDRADVSLTDGSQVNVTAGGGGSVAINARNLNISGYSSLFAGIDEGLGASGSQAGNITLNTTGATTIVNSIILNNVASEAVGKGGDININTQELSLTNGSIVSARTFGLGDAGDVTIDTGRLIVQDGSFISASTADQGQAGTLKVMASDSIELVGTRAINTPEGLVTRPSSLLAQTFGNGTGGNLIVETKNLTIQDGAGISVSTFNEGQGGTLMVNASDTVELIGTSSSITSAVGTPLASLLLAATFGSGDAGNLRIDTNKLIVRDGAQIQATTGGEGQGGTIEITALEFVELIGTSSVGGFSSGLFTEALRLPNTADGGNAGKLTIETGNLMLQDGARVSTATSASGNGGDIDIKVGSASVFNGAQINASTNGEGRAGSINIDARDTVTLDGNNTGLFANTSGQQDAGNLTIDTQELAVRNGAKVEVRTAGSGDAGSLTVRASQAVEVSGESADGDFSFLSTATESSGNAGKLTIETGRLVVRDGGVVSTSTFFGGEGKGGNLHISAAESVEIIGTTADGQSPSGLSAETRGFGDAGNLTIDTGRLIIRDGGTVTAETFGEGNGGNLTVNASELVEVTGGAPDASFSSGLSAETRGFGDAGNLEIITSHLVAQDGGFVAASAREGSTGNAGSITIKASDLVEVIGMTPDGDFSSGISTAVEENTEGNGGDLTIQTQRLSIRNGAIVSASTAGSGRGGDIDIQAGVVSLSDRAEISAQSVGTGTAGNINIRADESVNANNSDIATSANQSVGGGINIVAGNIRLRGDSDIRTNVASGAGGGGNITLSANSVLAFDDSDILAFARDGQGGNILLNTPVFFAENFQPAAFNTNPDNLDNNNRADVNASGAVAGVVTIPDVSFIQNSLTDLPENPINTDTLIANSCIARSPQQGGNFLVTGAGGLPLRPGDSVSAYPTGTVQSLPDDTSSRPWRLGDPIVEPQGAYRLTNGRLLLSRECF, encoded by the coding sequence ATGAAGAATGATATAGCCCAAATTAGGGGCTGGCTAAAAGTAGCTAGTACGTTAGCGGTTAGTGGTGCGATCGCGTTGTCTGGAGGAGATGTCTTAGCTCAGCAAAGCAACATTGTACCTGATAGTACACTAGGCAATGAAAGTTCGATTGTTGTGCCCAACTTTCTAGGTCTTCCTATTGAAATAATTGATGGTGGCGCTGAACGCGGTCAGAATCTGTTTCACAGTTTTCAGGAATTTAACGTTAGTGAAGGAAGAGCCGCTTATTTCTATAGTCCGAGTGCAGCAATTCAAAATATTTTGTCACGAGTAACAGGTGGAAACCCTTCTACAATTCTTGGTACGCTTGGTACCTTTGGCGAATCGAATCCTAACTTATTTTTAATTAACCCTCATGGAATTATTTTTGGAGAAGATGCCAGTTTAGATGTAGGTGGTTCATTTGTAGCAACAACTGCCAGTGGAATTCGATTAGGAAATAACGGAATATTCAACGCTTTTGAACCTGCAGCAAGCAATCTACTTACGGTAACGCCATCTGCGCTCTTTTTTAATGCTCTAACTAATCAGGGAAAAATTGTTAACCGCTCCACTGCAACTTCCACGGCACTACTAGGAATTTCTTTTAGAGAGTTATGGTCAAGTGGTTCTATTGTTTTTCCTAACATTAGTGGACTTCAGGTTCCAGAGAATCAGAGTTTATTTTTAGTAGGCGGTGATGTCAGCTTAGAGGGCGGAATTTTATCTGCGCTAGGGGGGCAAATTGAGTTAGGAGGCTTGGCAGAGGTAGGGGTAGTAGGACTAAATGTAGATAGCAACACTCTTAGTTTGAGTTTTCCAGATGGTGTAGATCGAGCAGATGTATCTCTCACTGATGGCTCTCAAGTGAATGTAACCGCTGGAGGTGGAGGGAGTGTAGCGATCAACGCTCGGAATTTGAATATTTCAGGTTACAGTTCTCTATTTGCAGGAATTGATGAAGGGTTGGGAGCATCTGGCTCTCAGGCAGGAAATATTACACTTAATACTACAGGAGCTACAACAATTGTAAATAGTATAATTTTAAACAATGTGGCATCTGAAGCTGTAGGTAAGGGCGGTGATATTAACATTAATACACAGGAACTATCCCTAACTAATGGCAGTATTGTAAGTGCTAGAACGTTTGGACTGGGAGATGCGGGTGACGTAACAATTGATACTGGGCGATTGATTGTCCAGGATGGGTCATTTATCTCAGCTTCTACAGCTGATCAAGGTCAAGCAGGAACTTTGAAGGTGATGGCGTCAGACTCTATAGAACTAGTTGGTACTAGAGCAATTAATACTCCTGAGGGCTTAGTTACCCGACCTAGTAGCTTACTGGCTCAAACTTTTGGTAACGGAACGGGGGGCAATTTAATAGTTGAAACTAAAAATTTAACTATCCAAGACGGGGCAGGAATATCAGTATCTACTTTTAACGAGGGTCAGGGAGGAACTTTGATGGTAAATGCCTCAGATACAGTAGAACTAATTGGCACATCCTCATCTATAACCTCAGCGGTGGGTACTCCCTTGGCTAGCCTGTTACTAGCTGCAACTTTTGGCTCTGGAGACGCTGGGAATTTGCGAATTGACACTAATAAGTTGATTGTACGAGATGGGGCACAAATCCAAGCTACCACTGGAGGCGAGGGTCAAGGAGGAACTATAGAGATAACTGCTTTAGAGTTTGTAGAACTGATTGGTACTTCCTCAGTAGGCGGCTTTTCTAGTGGCTTGTTTACTGAGGCTTTGCGCTTGCCTAATACTGCAGATGGTGGAAATGCTGGAAAGTTGACAATTGAAACTGGAAACTTAATGCTCCAGGATGGAGCGCGGGTATCAACAGCTACTTCTGCAAGCGGTAACGGTGGCGATATTGATATCAAGGTGGGTTCAGCTTCCGTATTTAATGGCGCGCAAATTAATGCTAGTACCAATGGAGAAGGCAGAGCTGGGAGCATCAATATCGATGCACGTGATACTGTTACACTTGATGGAAACAATACTGGACTGTTTGCTAACACTTCTGGACAACAAGATGCAGGAAACTTAACCATTGATACTCAGGAACTAGCAGTCCGTAATGGCGCAAAAGTAGAGGTTCGCACGGCTGGAAGTGGTGATGCGGGATCTTTGACTGTTCGGGCTTCTCAAGCAGTAGAAGTGAGTGGCGAATCAGCAGATGGTGATTTCAGTTTTTTGTCCACCGCAACTGAGAGTAGTGGAAATGCAGGAAAGTTGACGATTGAAACTGGGCGGTTAGTTGTTCGAGACGGAGGTGTTGTATCAACTAGTACCTTTTTTGGTGGTGAAGGAAAAGGAGGAAATTTACACATTAGTGCTGCTGAATCGGTAGAGATTATTGGAACGACAGCAGATGGTCAGTCTCCCAGTGGTTTAAGTGCTGAAACACGTGGTTTTGGAGATGCAGGTAACTTAACAATTGACACTGGACGATTAATTATTCGTGACGGAGGAACCGTAACTGCAGAAACCTTTGGAGAGGGCAATGGGGGAAATCTCACTGTTAACGCTTCTGAGTTGGTGGAAGTAACTGGTGGTGCACCGGATGCTTCTTTTTCTAGTGGATTATCTGCAGAAACACGCGGTTTTGGAGATGCAGGAAACTTAGAGATTATAACTAGTCATTTAGTTGCACAAGATGGAGGATTTGTAGCAGCTAGTGCGCGGGAAGGCAGTACAGGAAACGCAGGAAGTATTACAATCAAAGCCTCTGATTTAGTGGAAGTTATTGGCATGACTCCAGATGGAGATTTTTCTAGCGGTATATCAACCGCAGTGGAAGAAAATACTGAAGGAAATGGGGGAGATTTAACAATTCAAACACAAAGGTTGAGCATCAGAAATGGAGCAATTGTCTCTGCTTCAACTGCTGGAAGTGGTCGGGGAGGTGATATTGATATCCAAGCAGGGGTAGTAAGTTTAAGCGATCGCGCTGAGATCTCTGCTCAAAGTGTTGGAACTGGTACAGCAGGAAATATTAACATTCGTGCTGATGAATCTGTAAATGCTAATAACAGTGATATTGCTACTTCTGCTAATCAATCTGTTGGTGGTGGTATTAATATTGTCGCTGGAAATATTCGCCTGCGTGGTGACAGTGATATTCGTACTAATGTTGCTAGTGGTGCGGGTGGCGGAGGTAATATTACCTTAAGTGCTAACTCTGTTCTGGCTTTCGATGACAGCGATATTCTAGCATTTGCCCGCGATGGTCAAGGTGGCAATATTTTATTGAATACACCTGTATTCTTTGCCGAAAACTTTCAACCTGCTGCATTTAACACGAACCCAGATAACTTAGATAATAATAACCGTGCTGATGTCAACGCAAGTGGTGCTGTAGCTGGAGTTGTCACAATACCTGATGTGAGTTTTATTCAAAATAGTCTGACAGATTTGCCAGAAAACCCTATCAATACTGATACTTTAATTGCCAATAGCTGTATCGCCCGCAGTCCTCAGCAAGGAGGAAATTTCTTAGTTACAGGTGCGGGTGGCTTACCATTGCGCCCTGGAGATTCTGTATCTGCATATCCGACAGGAACTGTGCAGTCTCTTCCTGACGATACATCCTCGCGTCCTTGGCGATTAGGCGATCCTATTGTAGAACCACAAGGAGCCTATCGCTTGACAAATGGACGATTACTATTAAGTCGCGAGTGTTTTTGA